From Alteromonas sp. RKMC-009, one genomic window encodes:
- a CDS encoding RNA polymerase sigma factor — protein sequence MISDQPIHLVVPSLHMSDKASSPSLQALINSKVLKQYLHRHSASSEEAADVYQESIARVLEQSRASVIDNPLAYAFRVARNLLAKRRTHETCDIEEQHCYRQNPELYLETQQRIELIAEVINAMPEQRRRVFEMRRIEGQSRQDIAARLNISAEAVTKHISRAMADIQLQLDKAGK from the coding sequence ATGATAAGTGATCAACCAATTCATTTAGTCGTACCATCGCTGCATATGTCAGATAAAGCCTCCAGTCCTTCGTTGCAAGCACTGATCAATTCCAAAGTACTAAAACAATACTTGCACAGGCATTCCGCAAGCAGCGAAGAAGCGGCGGACGTTTATCAGGAGTCCATTGCCCGCGTGTTAGAGCAGTCCCGTGCATCGGTCATTGATAATCCTCTTGCTTATGCATTCCGTGTTGCCCGTAATCTGCTGGCGAAGCGCCGGACACACGAAACTTGTGACATTGAAGAGCAGCACTGTTACCGGCAGAACCCCGAACTCTATCTTGAAACGCAGCAGCGGATAGAGCTTATTGCTGAGGTGATTAACGCTATGCCGGAACAACGCAGGCGGGTTTTCGAGATGCGGCGTATTGAAGGTCAAAGTCGGCAAGACATTGCAGCGCGTCTGAATATCTCCGCTGAAGCTGTGACAAAGCATATTTCACGGGCAATGGCAGACATCCAACTGCAACTGGATAAGGCGGGTAAGTAA